A stretch of the Candidatus Jettenia sp. AMX2 genome encodes the following:
- a CDS encoding NUDIX hydrolase — protein sequence MIVYSGKIIRVRKDEVILDDGKKVIREVVDHPGSAAIIPFISEDEIILIRQYRYAIDEMIYEVPAGTLDEGETSYTCAGRELEEETGYKASKIEPLITICPSPGILNENIHLFKATGLTKTKTDHKEDELIENIIQVKLDEALKMVKKGIIRDAKTVCCILMGKMESNLYK from the coding sequence ATGATTGTTTATTCAGGAAAGATAATACGTGTCAGAAAGGACGAGGTTATCCTTGATGACGGGAAAAAGGTAATAAGGGAGGTTGTAGATCATCCCGGTTCGGCGGCCATTATTCCGTTTATTTCGGAGGACGAAATAATTCTTATCCGGCAATACCGGTATGCTATCGATGAAATGATCTATGAAGTCCCTGCTGGTACGCTCGATGAAGGCGAGACATCTTATACCTGTGCAGGACGTGAACTGGAGGAGGAGACAGGCTATAAGGCTTCAAAAATTGAGCCGCTCATAACGATTTGCCCCTCTCCTGGCATACTGAACGAAAATATCCATCTCTTTAAAGCAACGGGACTCACGAAGACAAAGACGGATCATAAGGAAGACGAGTTAATTGAAAATATTATTCAGGTTAAACTGGACGAAGCGCTAAAGATGGTGAAAAAAGGCATAATCAGGGATGCAAAAACGGTGTGTTGTATTCTAATGGGAAAAATGGAATCAAATCTTTATAAATGA
- a CDS encoding glycosyltransferase family 2 protein: MSKQGILVAIPVFNEIDVYTIIRKVRKFPLDILVIDDGSTNDLCEQLIDINGIHVITHKRNLGYGKTIIDAFRFAIQHGYEYLLTIDGDGQHEPEEISLFLNEIPSYDYDILSGSRYFPNTRVNQGVPPDRYRINKEITGILNRITGYNLTDAFCGFKAYKVKQLKLLHLTEHGYGMPLQFWIQAWRIGLRVKEIPVTLIYKDLTKRFKGILEDPETRLCYYKNIIEKALACTRQVSIQEQAIKKKISFNSIR; encoded by the coding sequence ATGAGTAAACAGGGAATTCTCGTTGCTATACCTGTCTTTAATGAGATTGATGTGTATACTATCATCCGGAAGGTTAGGAAATTTCCTCTGGATATTTTAGTAATAGACGATGGATCTACGAATGACCTTTGCGAACAGTTAATAGATATTAATGGTATTCATGTAATCACCCACAAACGAAACCTTGGTTATGGTAAGACAATTATCGATGCGTTCAGATTTGCCATTCAGCACGGGTACGAATATCTTTTGACAATAGACGGTGATGGACAACATGAACCGGAAGAAATATCATTATTCTTAAATGAAATCCCGTCATATGACTACGATATTTTATCTGGTTCCAGGTATTTTCCCAATACAAGGGTAAACCAAGGTGTTCCGCCTGACAGATACAGGATTAACAAAGAGATTACCGGCATTCTAAATCGTATAACAGGATACAATCTCACCGATGCATTTTGTGGTTTTAAGGCATATAAGGTTAAACAGTTAAAATTATTGCATTTGACGGAACATGGATACGGTATGCCGCTGCAGTTCTGGATACAGGCATGGCGGATAGGCTTGCGGGTGAAAGAGATTCCTGTTACACTTATCTATAAAGACCTTACAAAACGATTTAAAGGCATTCTGGAAGATCCGGAAACGCGACTGTGTTACTATAAAAACATCATTGAGAAAGCGCTTGCCTGTACACGGCAGGTTAGTATCCAGGAACAGGCAATAAAGAAAAAAATCAGTTTTAACAGTATACGATGA
- the ispH gene encoding 4-hydroxy-3-methylbut-2-enyl diphosphate reductase — protein MRVKVAKTAGFCMGVRRAMDTLLDAANEKNGDGKVYTDGPLIHNPQVLEYLEKRGIQIIKGQTDLSKSTVIIRAHGVTPARKKEIESTGAKICDATCPHVMRVQSIIKKYAAQDYSTIIVGDKGHAEVIGLLGYAEGKGYVVQEVEEIEHLPPMDKVCVVAQTTQDRRMFKEAIERIKKRFPNSESFETICSSTYKRQDEVISLSKAVDAMIVVGGRGSANTTRLVKICESQGTPTIHVETDAELDLEKLKGYDTIGVTAGASTPNWMIKRVVEKVHSYKVNKYENFLFSIKSIASFFVGSYTYLGLGAASLSYASAALFGMQPRLSLSLIAALFIFSMQVLNHFSNKDAIALNEPVRAKIYESKYSLFVSLGIAGAIASFVLGFLINKSIFFCIFLASLFGIFYRLEIMPKGLSRLIRYRSLEQIPGSKEIFYGIAWAVSTAFIPFLASRKTFTPSLTIALAFTFSLAFIRAVVLDIRDIQGDRILGKETIPIAIGKQRAKLILTIITALVAVLLTVSPLLGWTTTLGYYLLPCVAYAYGYQYLFYKGIVSEGLLLETLADFNFILAGIIAFLWKASLF, from the coding sequence TTGAGGGTAAAAGTCGCGAAAACAGCAGGATTTTGCATGGGTGTCCGGAGGGCAATGGATACCCTTTTGGACGCCGCAAATGAAAAAAACGGCGATGGCAAGGTTTATACCGATGGACCTTTAATCCACAATCCCCAGGTACTCGAGTATTTGGAAAAACGGGGCATCCAGATTATTAAAGGGCAAACCGACCTTTCAAAAAGTACTGTCATTATACGGGCGCATGGAGTTACCCCTGCCCGTAAAAAAGAGATTGAAAGTACGGGTGCAAAGATTTGCGATGCTACATGCCCGCACGTAATGAGGGTCCAGTCAATCATAAAAAAATACGCCGCGCAGGATTACTCAACAATAATTGTGGGCGATAAAGGACATGCAGAGGTTATAGGACTGCTTGGTTATGCCGAGGGGAAAGGATACGTCGTACAAGAGGTAGAAGAGATTGAACACCTGCCACCCATGGACAAGGTGTGTGTTGTTGCGCAAACAACACAGGACCGGCGTATGTTTAAAGAGGCCATAGAGAGGATTAAAAAACGTTTCCCGAATTCAGAGTCTTTTGAGACTATCTGCAGTTCTACCTATAAACGCCAGGACGAGGTTATTAGCCTTAGCAAGGCTGTAGATGCCATGATTGTTGTTGGTGGAAGGGGAAGTGCGAATACCACGCGTCTTGTTAAGATATGTGAATCCCAGGGAACCCCGACTATTCATGTGGAAACAGATGCCGAGCTTGACTTGGAAAAACTCAAAGGATATGATACTATCGGTGTTACCGCCGGTGCTTCCACCCCTAATTGGATGATCAAGCGGGTTGTTGAAAAGGTACATTCCTATAAAGTTAATAAATATGAAAATTTTTTATTCAGCATAAAAAGCATTGCCAGTTTTTTTGTTGGAAGTTACACCTATCTGGGACTGGGAGCCGCAAGCCTGAGCTATGCAAGCGCCGCCTTATTTGGGATGCAACCACGGTTAAGCCTCAGTTTAATTGCCGCCCTCTTTATATTTTCGATGCAGGTGCTGAACCACTTTTCGAATAAAGATGCCATAGCACTGAATGAACCTGTAAGAGCAAAGATATACGAGAGCAAATATAGCCTTTTTGTTAGCCTGGGAATTGCCGGGGCAATTGCATCTTTTGTCTTAGGTTTTCTTATCAACAAGTCTATCTTTTTCTGCATCTTTCTGGCTAGCCTTTTTGGTATTTTTTACCGGTTGGAAATAATGCCAAAAGGTTTATCCCGTCTCATCAGGTATAGAAGCCTTGAACAAATACCTGGTTCAAAGGAAATATTTTATGGAATAGCATGGGCCGTAAGTACGGCATTTATCCCTTTCCTCGCATCAAGGAAAACTTTCACACCGTCGCTTACCATCGCCTTGGCTTTTACCTTCAGCCTTGCATTTATCAGGGCAGTTGTTCTCGATATTCGTGATATCCAGGGAGACCGCATCCTCGGAAAAGAAACGATCCCGATTGCCATTGGCAAGCAGCGGGCAAAATTAATCCTTACTATCATAACTGCATTAGTTGCAGTTCTTTTAACGGTAAGCCCGCTTTTAGGGTGGACAACTACCTTAGGATATTACTTACTGCCATGTGTCGCTTATGCGTACGGTTATCAGTATCTGTTTTACAAGGGAATCGTGTCGGAAGGTCTCCTGCTTGAGACACTTGCCGATTTTAACTTTATCCTGGCCGGTATTATTGCCTTTCTATGGAAAGCAAGCCTGTTTTAA
- a CDS encoding FAD-binding oxidoreductase, producing MRVITTQGREIDLKQDIFDGLKMRLRGPVFLPGDTGYEESRTVWNAMIDRKPAAVARCLGSADVIACVQFARENDILLCIKGGGHNIAGLATADGALMLDMSLMRGVWVDPHRKVAHAQAGCLLGDVDLETQVHGLATVLGFISLTGIAGLTLGGGFGYLTKRWGWTSDTVVGMNVVTANARLVRASSNENADLFWGLRGGGGNFGVVTGIEYGLFPVGPEIVGGVVAWPASEAPKVLELYRTLAQTAPHELTLVAFMRPAPPAPWLPKEMHGKPIVAVLACYSGRPEEGEKAVASIKAFGKPIGDVLVRRPYMQMQSLLDATQPKGRRYYWKSEYLSRIEPTLCEKVIEHASRIRSPHSAVILFQIEGALNRLEEDHSPVGNRDARYVLNIAGSWEQADEDRANIEWAREAWTDMRPFSNGGTYINFLTEDEDHERIEAALGKGGLERLAEVKAKWDPQNVFRTNRNIKPA from the coding sequence ATGAGAGTGATAACGACACAGGGTCGCGAGATCGACCTGAAGCAGGACATATTCGACGGTTTAAAGATGCGTCTCCGGGGGCCAGTGTTCCTACCTGGCGACACCGGCTATGAGGAGTCCCGAACGGTCTGGAACGCCATGATCGATAGAAAGCCCGCCGCCGTTGCGCGCTGCCTCGGCAGTGCCGACGTCATCGCGTGCGTGCAATTCGCGCGCGAAAACGACATTCTGCTCTGCATCAAAGGCGGAGGACACAACATCGCGGGCCTCGCTACGGCCGACGGCGCGCTGATGCTCGACATGTCGCTTATGCGCGGCGTATGGGTGGACCCACATCGAAAGGTCGCCCACGCGCAGGCTGGTTGCCTGCTCGGTGACGTGGATCTCGAAACGCAGGTGCACGGGCTCGCTACCGTCCTCGGCTTCATCTCGCTCACCGGTATCGCAGGACTCACCCTGGGAGGTGGCTTCGGCTACCTAACAAAGCGTTGGGGCTGGACGTCTGACACCGTAGTCGGGATGAACGTTGTGACCGCCAACGCACGACTGGTGCGGGCGAGCAGCAACGAGAACGCGGACCTCTTCTGGGGGCTGCGGGGTGGTGGCGGGAACTTCGGCGTCGTGACTGGCATCGAGTACGGGCTGTTCCCGGTCGGTCCTGAGATCGTCGGTGGTGTCGTAGCCTGGCCTGCAAGCGAGGCACCCAAGGTACTCGAGCTGTACCGAACGCTCGCCCAGACAGCCCCACACGAACTCACGCTCGTCGCGTTCATGCGCCCGGCGCCCCCTGCACCGTGGCTTCCGAAAGAGATGCATGGGAAGCCAATCGTGGCTGTGCTTGCCTGCTACAGCGGGAGACCCGAGGAGGGCGAGAAGGCCGTTGCCTCCATCAAGGCGTTCGGCAAGCCCATCGGTGATGTGCTCGTCCGCCGGCCGTACATGCAGATGCAGTCGCTGCTCGACGCTACACAGCCGAAGGGCCGGCGTTACTACTGGAAGAGCGAGTACCTCTCGCGTATCGAGCCCACCCTTTGTGAGAAGGTCATCGAGCATGCGAGCAGAATTCGGTCGCCTCACTCGGCTGTGATCCTGTTCCAGATCGAAGGGGCTCTGAACCGTCTCGAAGAGGACCACTCTCCCGTCGGCAACCGCGACGCGCGGTATGTACTCAACATAGCGGGTTCGTGGGAACAAGCGGACGAGGACCGAGCGAACATCGAGTGGGCACGCGAGGCATGGACCGACATGCGGCCGTTCTCGAACGGCGGCACGTACATCAATTTCCTGACAGAGGACGAAGATCACGAACGCATCGAGGCGGCGCTCGGCAAGGGAGGACTCGAGCGGCTCGCTGAGGTTAAGGCGAAATGGGATCCGCAGAACGTGTTCCGCACGAACCGAAACATCAAACCGGCCTGA
- a CDS encoding polyprenyl synthetase family protein: protein MSIDESIKTYGARINHLLKELIPPDRKDYLSEPVWHHMNTGGKRVRPAICLITCEALGGKPGDAIHFALAVEAMHNMFLMHDDIEDGDTVRRDQPTVWVKYGIAHAINAGDYLLACAYKSILASPVALEIKIKLLEVLTLTYGKTVEGQAIDIAARGAEDFTVDKYMKMVELKTGYYLACGMVGGAIISGVSEKVVEKIWMLGKTMGPAFQIRDDLIDLTHGKGRGGVVGSDVKEGKASFLYSYTLETASTDDKRHLCDIMVKSRDETTDSDVAVVLDIYKKYHAIEYAQNYAQNLVQQAYEIIDEIPVENKAVFKEIASFMAQRMS from the coding sequence ATGTCTATTGACGAATCGATAAAAACGTATGGTGCGAGAATAAATCATCTCCTGAAAGAGCTTATTCCTCCGGATAGAAAAGATTACCTGAGCGAGCCTGTATGGCATCACATGAATACCGGCGGGAAGCGGGTAAGACCAGCAATCTGTCTGATTACCTGTGAGGCCTTGGGTGGAAAACCAGGCGATGCAATACATTTCGCACTTGCCGTGGAAGCCATGCATAATATGTTCCTCATGCACGATGATATTGAGGATGGTGATACAGTCAGGCGTGATCAGCCTACCGTTTGGGTAAAATACGGCATAGCCCATGCGATTAATGCCGGTGACTATCTACTTGCATGTGCATATAAAAGTATTTTGGCAAGTCCGGTAGCATTGGAAATAAAAATAAAGCTTTTGGAGGTTTTAACCTTAACTTACGGAAAGACCGTGGAAGGTCAGGCGATTGATATAGCTGCAAGAGGGGCAGAGGACTTTACTGTTGATAAGTACATGAAAATGGTGGAACTAAAGACAGGGTATTATCTTGCCTGTGGTATGGTTGGCGGAGCTATTATATCAGGTGTTTCTGAAAAGGTTGTAGAAAAAATATGGATGCTTGGGAAGACAATGGGCCCTGCATTTCAGATCCGTGATGATCTGATCGACTTAACGCACGGTAAAGGCCGTGGAGGGGTGGTTGGTTCTGATGTGAAAGAGGGTAAGGCAAGTTTTCTTTACTCTTATACATTAGAGACCGCCTCAACAGACGACAAGAGGCATTTGTGCGATATTATGGTAAAATCGCGGGATGAAACGACCGATAGTGATGTTGCAGTAGTACTGGATATTTATAAAAAGTATCATGCTATAGAATATGCACAAAACTACGCTCAAAATCTTGTACAACAGGCTTATGAAATAATTGATGAGATTCCTGTTGAAAACAAGGCCGTGTTTAAGGAAATCGCATCTTTTATGGCTCAAAGGATGTCCTGA
- a CDS encoding abortive infection family protein: MHSFFGEYVKHLKDKKKIESQMTERILKSSISVFEAFNKVRNSQSFAHDNAILNYNESMLIFKNISSIIESIASIEEDQKNDEKTGENKIYKTF; this comes from the coding sequence CTGCATAGCTTCTTCGGAGAGTATGTTAAACATCTGAAAGATAAAAAAAAGATTGAGTCTCAGATGACTGAAAGGATATTGAAATCTTCTATCTCTGTTTTTGAGGCATTTAACAAAGTAAGAAATAGTCAGAGTTTTGCTCATGACAACGCGATATTGAACTATAACGAAAGTATGCTAATTTTTAAAAATATCTCCAGCATAATTGAATCCATAGCATCTATTGAAGAAGATCAGAAAAATGACGAAAAAACGGGAGAGAACAAAATATACAAAACGTTTTAA
- the efp gene encoding elongation factor P: MVSATEIKKGLMIKLDGELYLVVDYQHVTPGNWRGMVQAKLRNLKQGNIVQKRFRSTDKIEDVFLEHRVMEYLYKDGSNYCFMDTENYEQVLLPEEVVGDAILYMTLNSQAKIAFYEDKAISIELPPSVALKIVETDPGMKGDTVVNVYKPAKLETGLIVKVPLFINNGEVIKVDTRTGEFISRE; encoded by the coding sequence TTGGTAAGCGCCACAGAAATCAAAAAGGGGTTAATGATTAAACTCGACGGCGAGTTGTACCTTGTAGTTGATTACCAGCACGTAACCCCGGGTAACTGGAGAGGGATGGTGCAGGCAAAATTGAGGAACCTGAAACAAGGTAATATCGTTCAGAAACGATTCCGGTCTACCGATAAAATAGAAGATGTATTTCTGGAGCATCGTGTTATGGAGTATTTGTATAAAGATGGCAGCAATTATTGTTTTATGGATACGGAAAATTATGAGCAGGTATTGCTGCCGGAAGAAGTAGTCGGAGATGCTATTCTTTATATGACCTTAAATAGTCAGGCAAAAATTGCTTTTTATGAAGATAAGGCAATTTCCATAGAATTGCCGCCATCTGTAGCATTAAAGATTGTGGAAACGGATCCTGGCATGAAGGGTGATACGGTAGTAAATGTCTATAAACCTGCAAAGTTAGAGACAGGCCTTATTGTAAAGGTACCGTTGTTTATCAATAATGGCGAGGTAATCAAGGTAGACACAAGGACCGGTGAGTTTATTAGCCGGGAATAG
- the hemW gene encoding radical SAM family heme chaperone HemW: MISGNNIPPKALYLHIPFCEKKCYYCDFNSIVSDSKTIEHYLEAVDVELRTLTLMPWYTFTTVYIGGGTPSLLSEYYLEKLLRSVVSYIPVSGIKEFTFEANPGSLTMGKARLLKEYQVNRVSLGVQSFQDKQLTFLGRVHSCDDARKTFSLLREAGFTNIAVDLLFGCPDQSLDEWKSDLTNLVELNPEHISTYSLTYEEGTPLTVDLKGGMINKLDEEIELEMYKAAIRYLSSNGYDHYEISNFAKNGYECSHNRVYWENTGYAGIGAGAFSFIDGIRTMNERDIFCYSKGSPADIKSFRESLPPDRLASETVIMSLRLRQGISNTDFIERFGYTLDDRFGDTIHKLIHDGFINYDNERLKLTEKGLFVADSVMAEFL; encoded by the coding sequence ATGATTTCAGGAAATAATATCCCCCCGAAAGCACTTTACTTGCATATCCCTTTTTGTGAGAAAAAGTGTTATTATTGTGATTTTAATTCTATAGTCTCTGATTCAAAAACAATCGAGCACTATCTTGAAGCTGTCGATGTAGAACTACGTACCTTGACCTTGATGCCCTGGTACACGTTTACTACGGTCTATATAGGGGGTGGGACCCCGAGTCTGTTATCCGAATACTATCTGGAAAAGTTGCTGAGATCTGTTGTCTCGTATATTCCCGTTTCCGGAATTAAGGAATTTACCTTTGAAGCCAATCCCGGTTCGCTGACAATGGGCAAGGCAAGGTTGTTAAAGGAATACCAGGTGAACCGTGTAAGTTTAGGTGTACAGTCATTTCAGGATAAACAATTAACATTCCTTGGGCGTGTTCATTCATGCGATGATGCGAGGAAGACCTTTTCCCTGCTGAGAGAAGCAGGCTTTACAAATATTGCAGTTGACTTGCTGTTCGGATGTCCGGATCAATCCCTTGATGAATGGAAGAGTGATTTAACAAATCTGGTCGAGCTGAATCCTGAACACATATCAACCTACTCGCTCACCTATGAAGAAGGGACGCCACTTACCGTGGATTTGAAGGGCGGCATGATAAACAAACTTGATGAAGAAATTGAACTGGAGATGTATAAAGCAGCGATCCGTTACCTGAGCAGCAATGGTTACGATCATTATGAAATTTCTAATTTTGCAAAGAACGGATATGAATGTTCACACAATCGCGTCTATTGGGAAAACACCGGTTATGCAGGAATTGGTGCCGGTGCATTTTCTTTTATCGATGGTATCCGTACCATGAATGAAAGAGATATATTTTGCTATAGTAAGGGATCGCCGGCAGATATAAAATCCTTTCGTGAATCCTTACCTCCTGACCGGCTTGCATCAGAAACGGTTATTATGTCTCTGCGATTGCGGCAGGGGATATCAAATACTGATTTTATCGAACGTTTCGGATATACCCTGGATGACCGGTTTGGAGACACGATACACAAACTGATACATGACGGGTTTATCAATTACGATAATGAGAGGCTAAAACTTACGGAAAAGGGGCTGTTTGTAGCGGATAGTGTAATGGCAGAATTTTTATAA
- a CDS encoding DUF502 domain-containing protein has product MEENQLGVFEQFKKDIRKRMLTGLLLILPIYVTFFVVKFLFSFIGGILSPIIKRIFLFYGISPRTHFDEFAITVIGIILTFIALYFLGIFATNFIGKAIIHYFENLLTRTPIIKNIYSSVKQIIHSVSLPGKQAFKRVVLVDFPKEGTKSVGFVTGTTEYKDGKKMINVFIPTTPNPTSGFLVFTTEDSVTDTRLTVEDAFKTLFSGGVLTPRDIAVSFRKDMDTHT; this is encoded by the coding sequence ATGGAAGAAAACCAATTAGGGGTATTTGAACAATTTAAAAAAGACATAAGAAAAAGGATGCTGACAGGGCTGTTACTCATTCTGCCAATATATGTTACCTTTTTTGTCGTAAAATTTTTGTTCAGTTTCATAGGTGGTATACTTTCACCTATTATAAAGAGAATATTCCTGTTCTATGGCATTTCTCCGAGGACCCATTTTGATGAATTTGCTATTACGGTTATCGGTATTATCCTTACTTTTATAGCACTCTACTTTCTTGGTATTTTTGCAACTAATTTTATCGGTAAGGCAATTATTCATTATTTTGAGAATCTTTTAACAAGGACTCCTATAATTAAAAATATCTATTCCTCGGTAAAACAGATCATTCATTCGGTAAGCCTGCCCGGAAAACAGGCATTTAAACGTGTTGTCCTTGTAGATTTTCCTAAAGAAGGAACTAAGTCCGTCGGGTTCGTTACCGGCACTACTGAATATAAAGACGGGAAGAAGATGATAAATGTATTTATTCCAACAACGCCAAATCCAACGTCAGGGTTTTTAGTATTCACAACAGAAGATTCGGTTACGGATACCAGGCTTACCGTAGAAGATGCATTTAAAACACTCTTTTCAGGTGGCGTATTGACCCCGCGTGATATAGCAGTGTCCTTCAGAAAAGATATGGATACCCATACCTAA
- a CDS encoding tetratricopeptide repeat protein, giving the protein MGIVVKNVSLITAVGAIALLSLTGGCGREETYRVAQSGGEAAKGEYVNVQEAKKEVKLPGKMSAAEYYDYGVEHIKKGGFDEATAAWERALELDPAMVKAYEKLGMAYYTQGRFDKAIEIYKKEVKLNPNDPKVYFNMGVVYRMNEQFDDAVKMQQRALSLDPKFASAYNELGLTFCKQKRLDEAIAAHKKALELDPNLGTAHNYLGVAYLLKGMNAEAEAAFNEFRKYDAGKNMPSSHGAMSAH; this is encoded by the coding sequence ATGGGTATAGTTGTAAAGAACGTATCACTGATAACTGCTGTTGGTGCAATAGCGCTTCTATCGCTAACAGGGGGGTGCGGCAGGGAAGAAACATACAGAGTCGCACAATCAGGCGGAGAGGCCGCAAAAGGAGAGTATGTAAATGTTCAGGAGGCGAAAAAAGAAGTGAAACTTCCGGGAAAAATGTCGGCAGCAGAATATTACGATTACGGAGTGGAACATATTAAAAAGGGCGGGTTTGATGAGGCGACCGCAGCATGGGAAAGGGCATTGGAACTTGACCCTGCAATGGTGAAAGCATATGAAAAACTTGGAATGGCATATTATACCCAGGGGAGATTTGACAAGGCGATAGAGATATACAAAAAAGAGGTGAAATTAAACCCAAATGACCCAAAGGTCTACTTCAACATGGGGGTGGTTTATCGTATGAATGAACAATTCGACGATGCCGTTAAGATGCAGCAGAGGGCCTTGTCTCTGGACCCCAAATTTGCTTCGGCCTATAATGAACTGGGTTTGACCTTTTGTAAACAGAAAAGGCTGGACGAAGCCATTGCAGCGCACAAAAAGGCCCTTGAGTTAGATCCAAATCTGGGAACAGCACATAACTATTTAGGTGTTGCTTATCTTCTGAAAGGAATGAATGCCGAAGCCGAGGCCGCTTTTAATGAATTCAGGAAATATGATGCAGGGAAAAACATGCCTTCGTCGCATGGGGCAATGTCCGCACACTGA